The Syntrophobacterales bacterium genome contains the following window.
CGGAATCGGCCCCAGGATTTTACAGATTCCTGGAGCGGCTGGGAGAAGTGAAGGACGGGGCGAGGTTTATCAAGGGGCAACTTACGGGGCCCTTCAGTATGGGGCTTGGCCTTCCAGACGAGGAAGGAAAGCCTGTTATCTATAATTTTGGATACTTCGATATTATCAAGAAAGCGCTTCACATGAAGGCGAAGTGGATGATAGACAGATTGAGACGCGCCGCGCCAGGCAAGGAGATCATCATATTCTTCGACGAGCCATACATGGTCTCCTTCGGCTCTGCCTATGTATCTATCGCGAAAGAGGGTGCGACTGGCCTTTTTGACGAGGTAACCGGAGGCCTTGAGGCAAAACGGGGGATCCATTGCTGTGGCAACACCGATTGGTCGGTGCTCTTCAACTCAACCATTGATATTGTCAATTACGATGCTTTCAATTATCTGGAGACAATATTTTACTTCAAGGAAGACCTGCTCAGGTTCCTTGGACGTGGCGGATGGATTTGCCCCGGTATCATACCTTCATCCGAAAAGGCACTTGAGATATCGCTCAAAGACATCAAAGACCTGTGGAGTACTTTTCTTGCCGAGATGGTGAAGATAAATGTTGACGCGACGCGAAGCGAGTGGCTCTTTACCACAAGCTGTGGGCTTGGGAACCTTGGCGAAAAAGAGACCGAAGCGGCCATGAAGTTACTTGCAGAGCTCTCAACGGGTCTTTGATTCGGGACCATATTTTCATAGAATCGTCCAGTCAAAAAATGATATGAAAAAATGGGTATGAACACCACTCGCAGGCACGGGTCCATGGCTGTTTTTCGGGCAGTGGCCAGAAAACACCCACATGGTCCTCCTGTGACGGACATGTTCAGGGGAGTTTGAGAGCCAAAGGAGGAAAGAAAGATGGCTGCTGTAATTCTCGATGGGAAAGCCTTGGCACAAAAGCTTGAAGTCGAGCTTGCCGTGCGCGTCCGGGCAATCAAGGATAAGTCCGACGGAAAGCCGCCGATCCTTGCGACCATTCTGGTGGGTGATGACCCCGCATCAGCGACCTATGTGCGTATGAAGGGGAATGCATGCAGACGTGTGGGAATGGAGTCGGTGAGAATTGTCCTGCCCCAGACGGCGGGCACCGAAGAGTTGCTTGGTGAGATAGACAAGTTGAACGGGAACCCGGACGTGCATGGTATCTTGCTGCAGCATCCGGTCCCTTCGCAGATTAACGAACGGCTCTGTTTTGACAGAATCGCCTTAGAAAAGGATGTGGACGGTGTAACGGCACTCGGTTTCGGCAGGATGGCAATGAATGAGTCTGCCTACGGCTCGGCGACCCCTGCCGGCATCATGCGGCTTCTTCGCCACTACAGCATACCTCTTCAAGGCAGGCATGTGGTAGTGGTTGGCCGGAGTCCCATTCTCGGCAAACCTGTCGCCATGATGTTTCTTAATGCCAATGCGACGGTCACGGTGTGCCACTCTATGACCGAACAACTCCCAAAAGTAATAGGACGGGCGGACATTGTGGCCGGAGCGGTGGGTAAGCCTGAATTTATCAAGGGTGCGTGGATAAAAGAAGGGGCGGTCGTCATCGACGCTGGCTATCACCCGGGGAATATCGGTGATGTGGAGCTTTCCGTTGCGGCCGGCAGGTGTTCGGCCTATACCCCGGTTCCGGGCGGAGTAGGCCCGATGACTATTGCCACGCTTATTGCTCAGACGGTAGAGGCTGCGGAGAAGGGTCTGCGGCGGAACGGATGAGGCCAGAACCAGGCAGTCCCGGCGCGATGGTTTTTATTTTGTTCCTCCAAGTGCTACGGACATGGTGAGGACCACATGAGGGTTCTGCAATGCAAGCAGGTGGTTCAGTCATTTTTCGCAGAAATAGGCGGTTACGAGGGCCACACGGAGAGCAGGGCGCTTCGATACAACAATCGTACCTACCACATCAGGCCAGATGATGCTTATATTTTTCCGGATCGCATTGTCTGTGTTGAGTACGAAGCCTTGAAGAAGCCCGTTGAAAGCATCGGTAAATACTGGTGGCTTTTTAGGCGTACTGATTGGCTTGATGAGGCGCTGGAGATGCACTGTTTTCTCTTTATTTTGAACAAGAAGACCGGTCAGGTCCAGGGGGAAAGCAGTGTGATTCTCGGCGAAGAACTGTCGCGGGTGTACCCTGACGCGTTTCACTTCAGATGTCTTTTGCCAGGTGAAGTATCTGCAGAGCGAATTCGCTACCTTCTGGACGGGACGTTTTAGCCGAAAGCAATATCTTCTGCTCAATGGTCATGATGGAGTATAAGGGTTTGTGGTAATCGATATTTCTCCCTCTTAAAAGCATCCATTTTCTCTCCGCCCTCTTTTTTCCTTAATAATAAGGGTTTTATATCCCATGATGCGAAGATTTCAGCAGTTCCTTCTCTCTGTATTTTCTGCGTTGTGTATGTAATGGTGGCATATACAGCCAGAAAGTTGTTCATCATATAGCTTGCAGTCGCCGTGTATGCGAAATGAACTGCCACTCTATGTTCGCCTCTGAGGTCTGGCCTGGTTGGTGTACGCCTCTCGCCTGAGAAGCTACTGCCCCTATAGAGTCGCCTTGATGTGTTATGTAACTTTTAAATTAGGAGGTTGCCATAGCCAAACAGATGGTTTTGTGAGTAATCTCATAGTCTTTACACTTTTTCCTGTTTTTTTGAATCATTTGCAGGAAGGTACTCAAGGAATAAGGCTGTGTCATATATCGTTTGACACGGGCAACTGACCCGCGGGAAATGGCTGAGAAGTTCTGGACAAGAAGCTGTTTTGCGGGTAGAGTGTATAATGGCTGCTTTGGTATTTCGTGCTATAGCCCGATCGGCAGCCACGTTCCCCTCCGACATGTTTCCCAGATAACGCCGAAAAATGAGGAAAATTAAGAGGGCTAACGGAAGGAGAAAATAATGAAGGGGCCTTTGCCAAGCTACGAAAAATGTTTTTTTTGCGGGCCTGCTACCGGCGGGCTTGCGCTCGGGATAGAATACCGGGAAGGGAGTGCGTTCGCGGAATTTACCGCCCAGGAGAAATTCCAAGGTTACGATGGAGTACTGCATGGTGGCATCGTGACGGGAGTCCTTGACGAGGTTATGTGGTGGAC
Protein-coding sequences here:
- the folD gene encoding bifunctional methylenetetrahydrofolate dehydrogenase/methenyltetrahydrofolate cyclohydrolase FolD, giving the protein MAAVILDGKALAQKLEVELAVRVRAIKDKSDGKPPILATILVGDDPASATYVRMKGNACRRVGMESVRIVLPQTAGTEELLGEIDKLNGNPDVHGILLQHPVPSQINERLCFDRIALEKDVDGVTALGFGRMAMNESAYGSATPAGIMRLLRHYSIPLQGRHVVVVGRSPILGKPVAMMFLNANATVTVCHSMTEQLPKVIGRADIVAGAVGKPEFIKGAWIKEGAVVIDAGYHPGNIGDVELSVAAGRCSAYTPVPGGVGPMTIATLIAQTVEAAEKGLRRNG